In Tumebacillus amylolyticus, a single window of DNA contains:
- a CDS encoding acyl-CoA dehydrogenase family protein codes for MSTCLDRELLQDILQHHLKPFVSEIDVKGVYPEHVMKALGEHRFFSHDTPFNLSLIQEVATLCGSTAFVLWCHLMAIDYVRRGQSEHLKQDLLPRMERGEVMGATGLSNAMKYYAGIEELKLHATQTSDGFRINGTLPFVSNLGETHWFAFLFQTDDGRRIMGILPGYQEGLTLTERKNLLGMNATATYSCRFNNVLLPFESVLSTEGDLMVAAFRPGMVLTQVGIALGLVSATNQALGERKDPRLTELHHQAERLSQVTTVTPPIMKEIFQLRLDGAHAALESAHTGMLHSGGAGYQVDSPFARRLREAYFLAIVTPTITHLEKILG; via the coding sequence ATGAGTACATGCCTAGATCGAGAATTGCTTCAAGACATACTTCAGCACCACCTCAAGCCTTTTGTCTCTGAAATTGACGTGAAAGGCGTGTATCCTGAGCACGTCATGAAAGCTCTGGGAGAGCACCGGTTTTTTTCTCACGATACGCCGTTTAACCTGAGTTTGATTCAGGAAGTGGCAACCCTTTGCGGCTCTACGGCATTCGTCCTGTGGTGTCATCTCATGGCGATTGACTATGTTCGCAGAGGCCAAAGTGAACATTTGAAACAAGACCTGTTGCCGCGCATGGAACGAGGAGAAGTCATGGGCGCGACAGGGTTGTCCAACGCGATGAAATACTACGCCGGCATCGAGGAATTGAAACTGCACGCAACCCAAACCTCGGACGGCTTCCGAATCAACGGAACCCTGCCGTTTGTCTCCAACTTAGGAGAGACGCACTGGTTTGCGTTTCTGTTCCAAACCGACGATGGACGACGGATCATGGGCATCCTGCCCGGTTATCAAGAGGGTCTGACTCTGACCGAACGAAAAAATCTCTTGGGCATGAACGCGACGGCGACCTACAGTTGCCGGTTCAACAATGTCTTGCTCCCCTTCGAGTCTGTCCTCAGCACGGAGGGCGATCTCATGGTCGCCGCTTTTCGCCCCGGCATGGTCCTGACACAAGTCGGGATCGCACTCGGTTTGGTCAGCGCCACGAATCAGGCTCTCGGAGAACGGAAAGACCCGCGATTGACGGAACTTCACCATCAGGCGGAACGCTTGTCCCAAGTGACGACGGTGACACCTCCGATTATGAAAGAGATTTTCCAACTTCGCTTGGATGGCGCCCATGCTGCTCTCGAGTCCGCACATACCGGAATGCTGCACAGCGGAGGTGCCGGCTATCAAGTCGACAGCCCGTTCGCCCGCCGTCTCCGAGAAGCCTACTTTCTGGCCATCGTAACCCCGACGATTACACATTTGGAAAAAATCTTGGGATAG
- a CDS encoding DUF58 domain-containing protein — MSRQTLLSPALLARLERLRLQARETPSLRGGSRRTRQIGTSIEFAEYRPYMPGDDLRHLDWRAYARLQRLFLKTFLDERDALLYLYVDVSQSMAFGGKLDLARQLAAALGYLALAGEDRVEGAVFSEKVLSRTPRLTGKPSAYRLFETLQIVQAREAGEEGTLSWMLRGGVPREPGLVVVLSDFLFADGYQEALRRLQAARHQVVVAQILSAEEFDPAFAGDLHLIDSETGIGRDVSISPHVVQKYKQAVSHYTGGLQDYCRRRGMHYVLLSAKDSVEDAVFRKLLPTGVVSG, encoded by the coding sequence ATGAGCCGCCAGACCCTTTTGAGCCCGGCGTTGCTCGCCCGTTTGGAACGTCTGCGCCTGCAAGCGCGTGAGACCCCGTCACTGCGCGGAGGCTCTCGACGGACTCGGCAGATCGGCACGTCCATCGAATTTGCCGAATATCGTCCCTACATGCCGGGCGACGATTTGCGCCATCTGGATTGGCGGGCGTACGCACGATTGCAACGCCTGTTTCTCAAAACGTTCCTCGACGAACGAGACGCACTGCTCTACCTCTACGTCGACGTCTCCCAATCGATGGCGTTCGGCGGCAAGCTCGACCTCGCCCGCCAACTCGCCGCCGCGCTGGGCTATCTCGCACTGGCAGGTGAAGATCGGGTGGAGGGGGCCGTTTTTTCCGAAAAGGTGCTCAGCAGAACCCCTCGATTAACGGGTAAGCCCTCTGCATATCGCCTCTTTGAAACGTTGCAGATCGTGCAAGCGCGAGAGGCGGGGGAGGAAGGAACCCTCTCGTGGATGTTGCGAGGAGGAGTTCCGAGAGAACCGGGGCTTGTCGTGGTGCTGTCCGATTTTCTTTTTGCAGACGGGTATCAAGAAGCCCTGCGTCGGTTGCAGGCGGCTCGTCATCAAGTGGTCGTGGCACAAATTCTTTCCGCAGAGGAGTTTGACCCCGCGTTTGCCGGCGATCTTCATCTGATCGACTCTGAGACTGGAATCGGTCGTGACGTCTCAATCTCCCCGCACGTCGTCCAGAAATACAAGCAAGCCGTCTCTCACTACACAGGGGGCTTGCAAGACTACTGTCGTCGCCGAGGCATGCACTACGTTTTGCTGTCGGCAAAGGACAGCGTGGAGGACGCGGTATTTCGGAAGTTGTTGCCCACGGGGGTGGTTTCGGGATGA
- a CDS encoding DoxX family protein, whose amino-acid sequence MMNLGLLVIRLIIGLTFAGHGTQKLFGWFGGHGLKGTGGWLESIGLKPGVLMAFLAGLGELLGGLLFAAGVWTPIGAALIVITMLIAIFTVHGKNGYWVTQNGFEYNLALIAIAVGVALIGPGAWVLL is encoded by the coding sequence ATGATGAATCTTGGACTTTTGGTCATCCGTCTTATTATCGGTCTCACGTTTGCAGGACATGGTACGCAAAAACTGTTTGGTTGGTTTGGCGGGCATGGTTTGAAAGGAACCGGAGGTTGGTTGGAATCGATCGGGTTGAAACCGGGCGTGCTGATGGCGTTCCTGGCAGGGCTCGGAGAATTGCTCGGCGGGCTGCTGTTTGCAGCAGGGGTTTGGACGCCGATCGGTGCCGCTCTGATCGTGATCACGATGCTGATCGCCATCTTCACGGTCCACGGCAAAAACGGCTACTGGGTAACGCAAAATGGATTTGAATACAACCTCGCCTTGATCGCCATCGCGGTCGGCGTCGCTCTGATCGGCCCGGGCGCGTGGGTGTTGCTCTAA
- a CDS encoding PadR family transcriptional regulator, which yields MNKELLKGSTAILVLSLLEKQDLYGYQMIKAMEQASNGLFLFKEGTLYPLLHTLESNGDVESYWSDGEGARKRKYYRLTEAGRLQVRKKREEWQTFRNAVDLVIGEGNA from the coding sequence ATGAACAAAGAGCTTTTAAAAGGCAGTACTGCAATCTTGGTTCTCTCTCTGCTTGAGAAACAAGACCTGTATGGGTATCAAATGATCAAAGCGATGGAACAAGCTTCGAACGGGCTGTTTCTATTTAAAGAGGGGACGTTGTACCCGCTTTTGCACACGTTGGAATCCAATGGAGACGTTGAATCGTATTGGAGCGACGGCGAGGGGGCGCGTAAACGGAAATACTACCGGCTTACGGAAGCCGGGCGGCTGCAAGTTCGGAAAAAGCGAGAAGAGTGGCAGACGTTTCGCAACGCCGTGGACTTGGTGATCGGGGAGGGGAACGCATGA
- a CDS encoding DUF2500 domain-containing protein, protein MGFGSQILFGLVFIVVIGVFGFVVLRGVATWASNNASPVVTQAVTVIGKRTEVSGGAMNTSAHTDYFLTFELANQRRIELSVSGRVFGMLVPGDRGELTSQGTRFKHFKREI, encoded by the coding sequence GTGGGTTTTGGATCGCAGATTCTCTTTGGGCTTGTATTTATCGTCGTGATTGGGGTGTTCGGATTTGTCGTCTTGCGGGGAGTGGCAACTTGGGCTTCCAACAACGCCTCGCCTGTCGTGACGCAAGCAGTTACCGTGATTGGAAAGCGCACCGAAGTGAGCGGAGGGGCGATGAATACTTCGGCACACACCGACTATTTTTTGACGTTTGAGTTGGCGAACCAGAGACGGATCGAACTTTCGGTCAGCGGACGGGTGTTTGGGATGCTCGTTCCAGGAGATCGTGGGGAATTGACGTCGCAGGGGACGAGGTTTAAGCATTTTAAGAGAGAGATCTAG
- a CDS encoding YheC/YheD family protein, with the protein MSTKPLAPGSKWVKHRIVVKSKELRGNLPDTALYSYDRLKQYVSRYGTVFVKPTLGGGGHNIFCVKKLAEGGYLVKMQRSRLQTNSLSRVHDWIARTTRQKGRVFMIQRGIDLALWRGRPVDLRTIVQRNERGDWEVTGMFSKIAGKDLAVTNVSAGGTAHSVEEYLTALGYKREISQALIRRLRTLSLGIASQFGARYRNAIYGLDIGLDRHGKLWLIEANTVPRIDIFQILKMPRSFERSTKLWRLHARTNAQAKSLVQVRIRNDRRR; encoded by the coding sequence ATGAGCACGAAACCATTGGCGCCCGGCAGCAAGTGGGTCAAACATCGGATCGTCGTCAAGTCGAAGGAGTTGCGCGGCAATTTGCCCGACACGGCGCTGTATTCCTATGATCGTTTGAAGCAGTATGTGAGTCGGTACGGGACGGTGTTTGTGAAGCCGACCCTCGGCGGTGGAGGGCACAACATTTTTTGCGTAAAAAAATTGGCGGAGGGCGGGTATTTGGTCAAGATGCAACGGTCTCGGTTGCAGACGAACTCTCTGTCTCGCGTTCACGACTGGATTGCGCGCACGACTCGGCAGAAGGGTCGCGTTTTCATGATCCAACGGGGGATCGACCTCGCCCTGTGGCGGGGACGGCCTGTCGATCTGCGGACCATCGTGCAGAGAAACGAGCGTGGCGATTGGGAAGTCACCGGCATGTTCTCGAAGATCGCCGGCAAGGACCTCGCTGTCACGAACGTCAGCGCCGGAGGAACGGCGCACTCCGTCGAAGAGTACTTGACGGCGCTCGGGTACAAACGCGAAATTTCACAAGCGTTGATCCGCCGTCTGCGCACGCTGTCGCTTGGCATCGCATCTCAATTCGGAGCCCGCTACCGGAACGCGATCTACGGGCTCGACATCGGGCTGGACCGGCACGGCAAGCTCTGGCTGATCGAAGCGAACACGGTGCCGCGCATCGACATTTTTCAGATCCTCAAGATGCCGCGCAGCTTCGAGCGTTCCACGAAGCTCTGGCGTCTGCATGCCCGTACGAACGCACAAGCCAAGAGTTTGGTCCAAGTGCGAATTCGAAACGACCGTCGGAGATAA
- a CDS encoding alpha/beta hydrolase gives MSSTEQLTGTVERVEIQSQFLGETREVHVYLPHNYSPLYKYPVLYINDGSDYMMMGRMITLLNERFQDRTAGRFLVVFVPVDKALRSDEYHPEGARHEGYVRFFADELVPAIEDRFAAFPMGPARGIMGSSLGATAALHTLLQYPKKFHYVALQSGAFKESTFAELEGRRDLATVPVYQVVGLQEATFKSGNGKIIDILALNRRLRDLLQAQGVDVQYAEYDHDHTWGFWQEDLPRALDHFVRHTAF, from the coding sequence ATGTCATCTACGGAACAGCTAACCGGTACCGTTGAGCGCGTGGAGATTCAGAGTCAGTTCTTGGGCGAGACACGCGAAGTACACGTGTATCTGCCGCATAACTACTCTCCGCTTTATAAATACCCGGTTCTGTATATCAACGACGGCTCCGACTACATGATGATGGGTCGGATGATCACGCTCTTGAACGAGAGGTTCCAAGACCGAACGGCCGGTCGATTCCTCGTGGTGTTTGTGCCGGTCGACAAAGCTCTGCGTTCGGACGAATACCATCCCGAAGGTGCGCGTCACGAAGGGTACGTGCGCTTTTTTGCTGACGAGTTGGTGCCGGCGATCGAAGATCGTTTTGCCGCGTTCCCGATGGGTCCGGCGCGCGGGATCATGGGCTCGTCGCTCGGAGCGACGGCGGCGCTGCATACCCTGTTGCAGTATCCGAAGAAATTCCACTACGTGGCGTTGCAATCCGGGGCGTTCAAAGAATCGACCTTCGCCGAACTGGAAGGCCGCCGCGATCTGGCCACCGTGCCGGTGTATCAAGTGGTCGGGCTGCAGGAAGCTACCTTCAAGAGCGGCAACGGCAAGATCATCGACATCCTCGCCCTGAACCGCCGCCTGCGCGATCTCTTGCAAGCGCAGGGCGTCGACGTCCAATACGCCGAGTACGACCACGACCACACCTGGGGCTTCTGGCAAGAAGACCTCCCGCGTGCGCTGGATCATTTCGTTAGACACACGGCTTTTTAA
- a CDS encoding vWA domain-containing protein, which yields MKFLSPYMLFWLLELPAIAALYLLKRTYENQTVPSVLLWQKLLREMEANRPWQKLRRNLLLLLQLLLAALLAFTLARPALTGQLGPSADHTIAVLDLSPSMAALVGTSGNQTALDSAKKQISDLLDHLAPSQRLTLISMGREARVLASSNDPSDLQRALDDAKQEYGKADYESALSLAAALSTQEPDSDVRIYSDGNWSLDPNLYPRFGSVPHLIQSEPRGKNAAIRHAAAIDAGGHTALVATIQNFSEEADTVDVQVQGADGNVLQAIAASLKPNEQATLSWDDLPTSDTYTVKLVTEDALSIDNQVIVLPERASTAKAWLVTEGNQGNVFLEKALGLGSRLTVERGTDPDAPPQDAALYVYDGVLPEAWPSGSVLLVNPPVGSPLLQVASAVEAGKLHVLTPDAAILQNVDLSNLHLQSANPLIGTPWLQPLVKSGGTPILLTGEQDGKRFAVLPFDLHQSDLPLLPAFPILVKHLQEFLLPTTGAGLGDIQVGEKVALLPPIRETGWHYIDPSGKSHEVTKDLLAQGFQPTEPGLYNFQSEDGNTHQELTATLPPNESLLTPKLVSLPSGGHGSEQNGSGTSDAGASSASHAGELEIWRWLAAAILLLLFLEWGVYKRGI from the coding sequence ATGAAGTTCCTGTCTCCGTACATGCTGTTCTGGCTGTTGGAGCTCCCGGCCATCGCGGCGCTGTACTTGTTGAAGCGAACCTACGAGAACCAGACTGTCCCGAGCGTCCTGCTCTGGCAGAAATTGCTCCGCGAGATGGAAGCAAACCGTCCGTGGCAAAAACTTCGGCGCAACTTGCTTCTGCTCTTGCAATTGCTCTTGGCAGCTCTGCTGGCGTTCACTTTGGCTCGACCGGCACTCACCGGCCAGCTCGGACCCAGCGCCGACCACACCATCGCCGTGCTCGACCTCTCGCCCTCCATGGCGGCTCTCGTCGGCACAAGCGGCAACCAAACCGCACTGGACAGCGCGAAAAAACAAATCTCCGACCTCCTCGACCATCTCGCACCGAGCCAACGGCTCACCCTGATCTCGATGGGTCGAGAAGCACGGGTGCTGGCGTCAAGCAACGACCCGTCCGACTTGCAACGTGCGCTGGACGATGCCAAGCAAGAATACGGCAAAGCGGACTACGAAAGCGCCCTGTCTCTCGCCGCCGCACTCTCTACGCAAGAACCGGACAGCGACGTCCGCATCTACTCCGACGGCAATTGGAGCCTCGACCCCAACCTGTACCCGCGCTTCGGAAGTGTCCCGCATCTCATCCAATCCGAACCACGTGGCAAAAACGCCGCCATCCGCCACGCGGCTGCCATCGACGCGGGAGGTCACACGGCACTCGTCGCGACGATTCAGAATTTCAGCGAGGAAGCGGACACCGTTGATGTTCAAGTGCAAGGAGCGGACGGCAACGTCTTGCAAGCGATCGCCGCCTCGTTGAAACCAAATGAACAGGCGACGCTCTCCTGGGACGACCTCCCGACAAGCGACACCTACACCGTAAAACTTGTCACCGAAGACGCGCTGTCGATCGACAACCAAGTCATCGTACTCCCTGAGCGAGCTTCCACCGCGAAGGCATGGCTTGTCACGGAAGGAAACCAAGGCAACGTCTTTCTCGAAAAAGCGCTGGGTCTCGGGAGTCGGCTCACCGTAGAGCGAGGCACCGACCCTGACGCACCGCCGCAAGACGCGGCGTTATACGTCTACGATGGCGTTCTCCCCGAGGCATGGCCCTCCGGCTCCGTGTTGCTCGTCAATCCACCCGTTGGCTCGCCGCTTTTGCAAGTCGCAAGCGCCGTCGAAGCAGGCAAACTGCATGTGCTGACCCCCGATGCCGCGATTCTGCAAAACGTAGATCTCAGCAACCTGCACTTACAATCCGCGAATCCTCTGATCGGGACTCCGTGGCTGCAACCGCTGGTCAAAAGCGGCGGCACCCCGATTCTCCTGACAGGGGAGCAAGACGGCAAACGATTCGCCGTCCTCCCGTTCGACTTGCACCAATCCGATCTGCCGCTGTTGCCCGCGTTTCCGATTCTCGTCAAGCACCTGCAGGAGTTCCTCCTGCCGACGACGGGAGCGGGACTCGGCGACATTCAAGTTGGGGAAAAAGTCGCGCTCCTGCCGCCGATCCGCGAAACAGGCTGGCACTACATCGACCCGTCCGGCAAGTCGCACGAAGTCACGAAAGACCTGCTCGCCCAAGGCTTCCAACCTACAGAGCCCGGTCTCTACAACTTCCAAAGTGAAGATGGCAACACGCACCAAGAGCTCACCGCGACGTTGCCACCCAACGAATCACTTCTCACGCCAAAACTCGTGAGTCTGCCAAGCGGCGGTCATGGCTCTGAACAAAACGGCTCAGGCACGTCAGACGCAGGTGCATCGTCCGCCTCTCATGCAGGCGAATTGGAAATCTGGCGTTGGCTCGCGGCTGCCATCTTACTGCTTTTGTTCCTTGAATGGGGGGTGTACAAACGTGGGATTTAG
- a CDS encoding FtsW/RodA/SpoVE family cell cycle protein: MKQQYLNRVCEEIRCQEIHDEVRLELDSHLEDLAAEFMLTGVPEQEAMERAISQMGDPRVVGRRLDQVHKPRWEWVLLLTVISLLAFGMLVLYRMGVSQSTSWDVFSNKVWTTLGGLLIGAGLFFYDYRKTKAFSKKLFYGTLMLLLMAKFLGISVNGIPYLNVGFANLNISAYAPLLLVFAMAGIFSEWDWKRRFAWVQALGYFVGPTFLLMMFRSPFPVLEYALCVLVLLLVSKAGWKFVMLYGVVAFVLSAFLTVVAWQNQLVERFTYFLHPYQDPGGMGYQLVQSLEAIKHAGLWGHGVEQLSMLPELETGFVYSYVIFTFGWVGGGVLVALIAVFLMRMFRTVRLIRESYGTFLVAVLTTYFTLHFVWGVFMTLSWLPPAPFSLPFLAHGGAQTILQMAVVGVCLSVYRRKDMIGEVRR; encoded by the coding sequence ATGAAGCAGCAGTACCTCAACCGAGTCTGCGAAGAAATCCGCTGCCAAGAGATTCACGACGAAGTGCGTTTGGAACTCGACAGTCACCTCGAAGACCTTGCCGCAGAGTTCATGTTGACCGGAGTGCCTGAACAAGAGGCGATGGAACGTGCCATCTCCCAGATGGGAGACCCACGGGTCGTTGGACGTCGTCTGGATCAGGTTCACAAGCCGAGATGGGAGTGGGTATTGCTGCTCACGGTGATTTCGTTGCTTGCGTTTGGGATGCTCGTGCTCTATCGAATGGGGGTCAGCCAGTCCACGTCTTGGGATGTGTTCTCCAACAAAGTTTGGACCACACTTGGCGGGCTTTTGATCGGGGCGGGGCTGTTCTTTTACGATTATCGGAAAACCAAGGCGTTCTCGAAAAAGCTGTTCTACGGAACCTTGATGCTGTTGTTGATGGCGAAGTTCTTGGGAATTTCCGTGAACGGGATTCCGTACTTGAATGTTGGGTTTGCGAACCTCAATATCAGCGCGTACGCTCCTTTGTTGCTCGTCTTCGCGATGGCGGGGATTTTTTCGGAGTGGGATTGGAAACGGCGCTTTGCTTGGGTACAAGCGCTGGGGTATTTTGTGGGGCCGACTTTTTTGCTCATGATGTTTAGAAGCCCGTTTCCGGTGTTGGAGTATGCGCTGTGTGTTCTGGTCCTCCTGCTTGTATCGAAGGCCGGGTGGAAGTTCGTCATGCTTTACGGTGTTGTAGCGTTTGTATTGTCAGCTTTTCTGACGGTTGTTGCGTGGCAGAATCAACTGGTGGAACGATTTACGTATTTCCTTCATCCCTATCAAGATCCGGGTGGGATGGGGTATCAGTTGGTTCAGTCGCTGGAAGCGATCAAACATGCAGGGTTGTGGGGACACGGCGTAGAACAGTTGTCGATGTTGCCTGAATTGGAGACCGGTTTCGTCTATTCCTATGTGATTTTCACATTTGGCTGGGTCGGGGGCGGTGTTTTGGTCGCGTTGATCGCGGTCTTTCTCATGCGGATGTTCCGGACAGTACGATTGATTCGGGAATCGTACGGGACGTTTTTGGTTGCTGTTTTGACGACGTACTTTACACTGCACTTTGTTTGGGGCGTATTTATGACCTTGAGCTGGCTACCTCCCGCTCCGTTTTCATTGCCTTTTCTCGCGCACGGAGGGGCGCAGACAATTTTGCAGATGGCTGTAGTGGGAGTCTGTCTCTCCGTGTATCGCCGAAAAGACATGATAGGAGAGGTTCGAAGATGA
- a CDS encoding VWA domain-containing protein, with amino-acid sequence MGFSTMHPWVLLALLPAGYTIYRWYRDERRLHGARKKTVAVLRSLLFLFLTLAVAGTALLAPVTQQAAVFVIDESKSIDSPKEAVAFLRAAVESKKPDDGYAVLGLGERPSVEYPLTQQVRSNLELSGITNPNYTNLASGLRLAEGLVEPGYRPRVVLLTDGEQNVGDAVAEAAFLKQRGVLVDVAPLKRDVTREVLVHSASTPTTLYQGESFALKTTLESTLDTTAELRIYEDNRLVSTQNVALQKGENPFSLPLKSEQPGFHRYKVEVQSADDSISANNTAYAFGEVAGRPSVLILEGTPGDAKSLTSALQASGLQYEVRPGTSAPENLEDFRRYAAVVLANVSGTDLPEHVQQLLEIAVRDFGVGLMMTGGQDSFGLGGYFGTPVEKALPVYMDIRSKKEIPSLGLVLVIDHSGSMDGQKMELAKEAARRAAQMLTPQDTLGVLAFDDQPYWVVEPAHVTDVKGIQDTVSSIRAAGGTSIYPALVAAYDRLKTVEAKRKHIILLTDGQSPNGAYDSITGMMNDSAITMSTVAVGADADQTLLKSLAEKAKGRFYSTTDSQNVPQIFSKETALAGKTYIQDQPFTPLIGTGGDLAPLFANGLPQINAHIATTAKETADTVLANPSGEPLLVRWQYGLGRAVAWTSDAKGVWSNQWAAWDGSSAVWNQLMTWLLPQYQAGDLDVRTGIAGSQGQVEVQLKQPLANGAVLKAKVIGTDLNEQEIPLLLQAPGRYTGDFSSATPGTYMVTVNEQAGETVLHSSTTGVSVPYSPEYSLPKNGSDIIARIAEAGGGEVLEDPEDVFRDNLPSKWQRRDLSMVLLWLATLLWPFDIAIRRVSLTWKWKLARRTGGGASALVPSGSKPTAKPMSKPLPTNSHPPTSSNPSTTVPPSTPTTHAPTSDTISKLLEKKRKK; translated from the coding sequence GTGGGATTTAGCACGATGCACCCGTGGGTTCTCCTCGCGCTCTTGCCCGCCGGCTACACGATCTACCGCTGGTACCGCGACGAACGCCGCCTGCACGGGGCACGAAAAAAAACAGTCGCTGTCCTCCGGTCGCTCCTGTTCCTCTTTCTGACCCTCGCCGTCGCAGGCACGGCGTTGTTGGCGCCGGTTACGCAGCAGGCGGCCGTTTTCGTCATCGACGAGTCGAAGTCGATTGACTCCCCGAAGGAGGCAGTCGCGTTTTTGAGGGCGGCTGTTGAAAGCAAGAAGCCTGATGACGGCTATGCGGTGCTCGGACTGGGCGAACGCCCGTCGGTCGAGTATCCATTGACTCAGCAAGTGCGCTCGAATTTAGAGCTCAGCGGCATCACGAATCCGAACTACACCAATCTCGCGTCGGGCCTGCGTCTCGCCGAAGGACTGGTGGAGCCGGGCTATCGTCCGCGCGTCGTCCTGCTGACAGACGGGGAGCAAAATGTCGGCGATGCCGTCGCTGAAGCGGCGTTTTTGAAACAACGAGGGGTCCTTGTCGATGTCGCTCCGCTCAAACGCGACGTCACCCGCGAAGTTCTCGTTCACTCAGCTTCGACGCCGACGACCCTCTACCAAGGTGAATCGTTCGCTCTGAAAACGACCTTGGAGAGCACCCTCGACACCACCGCAGAACTTCGCATCTATGAAGACAACCGGCTCGTCTCCACCCAGAACGTCGCGTTGCAAAAAGGCGAGAACCCGTTCTCGCTCCCGCTCAAAAGCGAGCAGCCCGGCTTCCACCGCTACAAAGTCGAAGTCCAATCGGCAGACGACAGCATCTCGGCGAACAACACCGCCTACGCATTTGGCGAAGTGGCAGGCCGTCCGTCCGTGTTGATCTTGGAGGGCACCCCCGGCGACGCCAAGTCGCTGACCTCCGCTCTGCAAGCATCCGGATTGCAATACGAAGTTCGACCGGGCACTTCTGCTCCCGAGAACCTCGAAGACTTCCGACGCTATGCCGCCGTCGTGCTCGCGAATGTCTCCGGCACCGATTTGCCGGAGCACGTCCAACAGCTCTTGGAGATTGCCGTCCGCGACTTCGGGGTCGGTCTGATGATGACCGGGGGCCAAGATTCCTTCGGCCTCGGCGGGTATTTCGGGACGCCGGTGGAGAAAGCGTTGCCCGTTTACATGGACATCCGCAGCAAAAAGGAAATCCCGTCACTGGGCCTCGTGCTCGTCATCGACCACTCCGGTTCCATGGACGGGCAGAAAATGGAGCTGGCCAAGGAAGCCGCCCGCCGTGCGGCGCAGATGCTCACTCCCCAAGACACACTTGGCGTGCTTGCGTTTGACGACCAGCCGTACTGGGTGGTTGAACCGGCGCATGTGACCGATGTGAAGGGCATTCAAGACACCGTGTCCTCCATTCGGGCAGCAGGCGGCACCAGCATCTACCCGGCGTTGGTCGCGGCGTACGACCGATTGAAAACGGTCGAAGCCAAGCGCAAGCACATCATCTTGCTGACAGACGGTCAATCGCCAAACGGGGCGTACGATTCCATAACCGGCATGATGAACGACAGTGCGATCACGATGTCCACCGTCGCCGTGGGCGCAGATGCGGATCAAACTCTGCTGAAATCGCTGGCGGAGAAAGCGAAGGGACGTTTCTACAGCACGACAGACAGCCAGAACGTCCCGCAGATTTTTTCCAAAGAAACGGCGCTCGCGGGCAAGACGTACATTCAAGACCAGCCCTTTACGCCGTTGATTGGAACGGGAGGCGATCTCGCGCCGCTTTTTGCCAACGGGTTGCCGCAGATCAACGCGCACATCGCGACGACGGCAAAGGAAACGGCCGACACGGTGTTGGCGAATCCATCGGGTGAACCGCTGCTCGTTCGCTGGCAGTACGGGCTCGGCCGGGCGGTGGCTTGGACGTCGGACGCCAAGGGTGTCTGGTCGAATCAGTGGGCCGCTTGGGATGGTTCGAGCGCAGTCTGGAACCAACTCATGACGTGGTTGTTGCCGCAATATCAGGCGGGCGATCTCGATGTGCGCACCGGAATAGCAGGGTCGCAGGGCCAAGTTGAAGTCCAACTGAAACAACCGCTCGCAAACGGAGCGGTGTTGAAGGCGAAAGTGATCGGCACCGACTTGAACGAGCAGGAGATTCCGTTGCTTTTGCAGGCACCGGGACGCTACACGGGAGATTTCTCGTCGGCGACACCGGGGACGTACATGGTGACGGTGAACGAGCAAGCGGGAGAAACCGTACTTCACAGTTCGACCACGGGTGTCTCCGTCCCGTATTCTCCCGAGTACAGCCTTCCAAAAAACGGCTCCGACATCATCGCAAGGATCGCCGAAGCCGGAGGGGGAGAGGTGCTGGAAGACCCTGAGGACGTTTTCCGAGACAACCTGCCGTCCAAATGGCAACGTCGAGACCTCTCGATGGTACTCCTCTGGCTCGCCACGCTGCTCTGGCCGTTCGACATCGCCATCCGTCGGGTCAGCCTCACTTGGAAATGGAAACTCGCGCGCAGAACCGGCGGTGGAGCTTCAGCCCTTGTCCCATCAGGGTCGAAGCCAACAGCAAAGCCAATGTCAAAACCATTGCCTACGAATTCTCATCCACCAACGTCATCCAATCCATCGACGACAGTTCCACCCTCGACACCTACGACACACGCACCGACCTCAGACACGATCTCCAAGCTTCTCGAAAAAAAACGCAAGAAATAG